The Engystomops pustulosus chromosome 1, aEngPut4.maternal, whole genome shotgun sequence genome has a window encoding:
- the LOC140075171 gene encoding germ cell nuclear acidic protein-like has translation MSKQKRKHCFVISSDTEDSGSEDQILVSKKSRKCIESNTLDDDETLHQSHPFTPSSPWSLEEEDGGSGPYQPPIADLNSPSSSIELVEESIGRPERPINYGLLTDLASPHSKYVNNFHENKMELTKLLYEFFNHTVFDDELPADMEVRWNKRMTSTAGVTRLRGDSGDPCAIIEISEKICDSAARLRDTLIHEMCHAACWVIDGDGNAGHGWRWLFFCQTAAQAHPDLPPISRYHDYEIHYPFMYECTGCQSRVGRWKASLDTQRFVCSRCKGDIILLDST, from the exons ATGTCCAAGCAAAAGCGAAAACATTGCTTTGTTATTTCTTCTGATACAGAAGACAGCGGCAGCGAGGACCAG ATTCTGGTCAGCAAAAAGAGCCGCAAATGTATTGAGTCCAACACATTGGATGATGATGAGACTCTACATCAG TCTCATCCATTTACTCCAAGTTCTCCATGGAGCCTTGAAGAGGAGGATGGTGGCTCTGGTCCCTACCAGCCACCCATAGCAG ATCTGAATTCTCCATCCTCGAGCATTGAGCTGGTGGAGGAAAG TATCGGGAGACCGGAGCGTCCCATCAATTACGGTCTCCTGACAGATCTTGCCTCTCCTCATTCAAAATATGTGAACAACTTTCATGAGAACAAAATGGAGCTGACAAAACTTCTTTATGAGTTTTTTAACCATACCGTCTTTGACGATGAG CTTCCTGCAGACATGGAAGTGAGATGGAACAAAAGGATGACATCAACAGCCGGTGTCACCAGATTGCGAGGTGACAGCGGCGATCCATGTGCCATCATAGAGATATCAGAGAAGATCTGTGATTCTGCAG CGCGACTTCGGGACACGTTGATCCATGAAATGTGTCATGCTGCCTGCTGGGTCATTGATGGAGATGGAAACGCTGGACATGGCTGGCGTTGGCTGTTCTTCTGCCAGACGGCTGCACAGGCTCACCCTGACCTCCCACCGATCTCCAGATACCATGACTATGAGATCCACTACCCGTTCATGTATGAGTGCACAGGGTGCCAGTCCAG GGTTGGACGCTGGAAAGCCTCTCTAGACACACAGAGGTTTGTGTGCAGCCGTTGCAAAGGAGACATCATCCTCCTAGACTCCACCTGA